ataatatatgGAGGCCGGCGCAGGAAAAGGTTTGGAATGCCCGAAGACTATGGATGGGAAGGCGAGTAACGGGAGTGGGATAGAGAAGGAAATTCCTTCTTGTTGTTTGAAGGCTAAAGCTTCAGCCCCTGAGTCAGAGGCAAAGTGCCATTCCACTGTTGTATCTGGATGGTTTTCGGCTTCTCAAACTTTCTCAGGTTATTATCTGCTACGGTTCAAGTTATAAGAATAAGGCCTAATTTCTGACTAAGACCTGACTTCTATTTTATCCTTTTGTTTTTACAGGGAAATCTGTAAAACCAGAATATTTCAACAACCCGATGTGGCCAGGTAGGTTCTACTTACTAGTCTGCAATTCTGCACTGTTGgttcaaatttgttttattgcAGCGAaagtttttcctcttttatgatttttgatAGCCTTAATTTCAAAACTTGCTTTTGAAAATTGTTCATATTCTTATTTTGATAGTTTCCTCAGTTATTGTAGACTTTAGATACCGTTGAATCTTCTGAGGAAAGACCGGATTGTCTGACCTAAATGTTTGATGGTATTGTATTGAACATTTGCCACTGTTATCCTCGTTTATTTGAACTACAATTCCTGATAACAAATGTCCATGTTATACAGTTATGTATAAAATCGTTCACTTTGATTGTTTAGTATTATTTGTGTATTGCGTGTGAAATTATTGCTGCTGATGGCTTTTTGTGCGTATAATTAGGAGAAGCCCATTCAATTAAAGTTGAAAAGATCTTGTACAGGGAAAAGTCAGATTACCAAGAGGTCTTGGTTTTTGAGGTTTGGCCTCTTCATCTTTTAATGTACTCCAAATTTGACGTTCGAGGGATCAACTCTAATCCATTTGCTTTTGCAGTCATCAACGTACGGGAAAGTACTGGTACTTGATGGAATTGTTCAATTGACTGAGAAGGATGAATGTGCTTATCAGGAGATGATTGCTCATCTACCCCTCTGTTCGATTCCATCCCCCAAAACGGTAAAGTCATTTGATCTGATGATTTTGATTCCGAGCATATCATGACTGTCTAACAATAACATTATAATCTTGATAGCCTTGCGGTGATTATTGTTCCCTTTTTTATCCTCTCATTTGTCTGGAGAAAGTGttgatatatattaaaaaaatgtttgattgaatttactctactttttcatgcttttctttttctttctatctgtTTTCATAATCTATgtaatgattttttatgttcATTCAGGTTTTAGTTGTTGGTGGTGGAGATGGTGGAGTACTCAGGGAAGTATCCCGCCACAGCTCTGTAGAACATATTGATATCTGTGAGATAGATCAGATGGTTATTGACGTAAGTAAATCCATATTTTGATCATTAATATAGCTACTTCcatattgagaaaaaaaatattatggtCATTATGCAGGTTTCCAGGAAATTTTTTCCCGATTTAGCTGTTGGGTTTGAAGATTCTCGGGTACATCTTCACGTTGGAGATGGTATATTTTTGTCAGCTGGTCttgttttaaatgtgttttgttTCCGTGGCTTTATATTTACTGATTATAATTTGTTGGGTTATTTACTGGatttttttatccaattttGACAGCTGTTGAATTTCTTAAATCTGCTCCTGAAGGGAGGTATGATGCGATAATTGTTGATTCCTCCGATCCAGTGGGTATgccattttaatttaaaatgattcaTCTAACATAATTTCGTTAGAGCCATTTAGTTTTGCTTAACTGGATGAGGTTGGCCCGAACTCTTGTAATTCCATTTGATACTCAATTGAGTGATTACGTACTAAGTTTATTCTGTATAGCTTTGGAAGTTCGCTGTCATGTATGAGGAATTTTTTTCAACAAGCTTTTAGGTTGCTTTGTTAGCTGGTATACTAAAATATTGATCAATTATCTGCATCTGCCTTACGCTCAATtgttaaaatttagttttatcaGAAATTTTCTCGCTATATTGTTTATCTTGAATTATCCATCATCCCATCAGCGAGTCACTCATCATACAGACAAATTTAGGAATATGGTTTCCTCAGtttttggttattattattaagtattTGCTTAATCACACTTCTGCAATTCAGGTCCTGCCCAGGAACTTGTTGAGAAGCCTTTTTTTGATACTATAGCAAAGGCATTAAGGTCTGGTGGAGTCCTTTGTAACATGGCAGAGAGTATGTGGCTTCATACACACCTTATTCAAGATATGATCTCTATTTGTCGAGAAACATTCAAAGGTTCTGTACATTACGCATGGGCGAGTGTTCCAACATATCCAAGGTAGAGCACTTTAGCTTGTGTTAAGTTTCTATATTTCTGTTTTGCTCTGCATTGAAGTTCCTCTCATGTTTCTTTCGTATTGtctttgtttttatgttttgctTGCACCTGTTGCGAGAGTGAGCTCTTCAACGTGATtcagataaattatttttgaggAATTCAATATACATTTTGGTATATCTAAACTTTGTGATTGTATGTTGTGACCTTTTCCTTGGCATGCAGTGGTGTGATAGGCTTTCTTCTCTGTGCAACGGAAGGACCACCGGTTGATTTTGTTAACCCTATCAATCCGATTGAAGAGTTGGAAGGTGCTAATGAGCACAAAAGAGAACTTCGATTCTACAATTCAGAGGTAAATACATGGGTAGTTAACGCAATTGCCTATATAACTTTCATTGGTATGGGtgatcttttttaaattttattttttaaccatGGTGGGTAGCAATAGAAATTGGCTTTTTGCGTGTGATTTTGtcattaaatttttgtaatggTTCGTTGATACTGTTATGTTACGGATGATGTCAAAGAATTTAAGGAGATTATTTGAGCTTTTGAAAACAGCTTATGACCCGTGTTTTTTAACCTTATTTCAGTCAcagcttgtttttttttttttttgagctTATCCCGAATAATGTGATGATCATCGTATTTACGATACGAGAACtggttgaatattttattatttaaattgtttacttGAGCACACTTTAAATGGTAATTGATCACTGTTTATGTATGGTTTTTTGCAGATGCACTCAGCTGCTTTTGCATTGCCGGGTTTCCTGAAGAGAGAAGTGAGTCTGCTACGTGATCCCTCCCTTCAGTAGCCAGGTGTGATTGCTTATTGAACCCCTAAATAAGCAATTTTGATTTCCTTGTCATTGACGagtgtgagagaaaaataggaaTGTGGTGTGATTATGTTTAGGTTAATTAGCTTAGTCTTTTTGGATGGCTGCCTCTTATCTAGTTTTCTATTCTATCGTTAGGGGTTTTCCTGCACATGCTTGTAAGACATGAATTaccaattattaaataaatacgAGGAAATAATTTGGTTTTTAAGAAATTAGTCTTTTCAGaatataactttaatataatatagataggagaaaaaattaaaatggtatTTAACATATTCTCATTTCATGTAATTTGaagtttattatataatatgaaatatacGAAGTTAATAAAGTATCAAATATGAAGTATAAAAGATTAATGGATTGGTCGTATGCTTCCGGAAACTCAAGCCTTATTTTGGGGCTGAGCTTGGGAAAAGTTAAAAAAGCAAATTTCCTCACGATATCACGTTGAATTATCTAGAAAAATGACATTGTATTGCCTAGaagttccttatttttattaattattctatATAACAGAAATTCccatataaaaagtaataaaaatacaCACCTTTTTCGGCTAGAAAATACTGTTATGTTTTAATAATCTGTTATGAAGTTTTGTTtacattttatgtttaaaatattttgtaacatAGATATGCTTAAAATTCCCAAAAAATCTAAAGTTTCAAAGAATTTTTTCCTCGGCCGAATATTGAACTGCATATGTATGTTAACGAGGTAGCTTGTTGGAGCACctctatatataattttgggGCTTCTTCTGCCACAGTTTCTCCTTGTAGCTCCataatgaagtaaaaaaaatccattttgtCCCTACTTTCTACCATTTTCTCTCCGACAACTCTAACATTGACCTTGTGCATGCCCTCCCTTCTAATTACGGGTGTTAAGTCAACTAATCTTGGCTCATCATGGATTGGATTAGCTCAATCcaatttactttttagtttgtaagaaattttataataaattgttgTTCCTAAGGGTGGGTGGGAtgactattttttaatattttgttttttaatttattttatatatttattgtaatacaGGCATGATAGGATTAAacaataatacattttattatcTCATATTTATCTCTAAAGAaacaattcatttttatatcaaATCTAATTgggtataaattttatttttcatcctcACTTGTTTTCTTACTGATTAATGTCAATTAATtacttttcataaaataattaaaaattcttacaaaaaaaataatattatcaattattcgaaataaaaaagatacattttattttttaatattaaatatttagaaagaaattataattatatatatatatatatattctaaatttaagtatcaaaaattttatgagaatcaaaacatttattaaatttgtaaacattaccaaaataaagataataaaatttaaaatatttttaaaagattacaaaaaatagatgttcaaatttaaaaatattttaaatgtttctttactttcatttttaacattttaacgaaatcatatatatatatatatatatatatatatatatatatatatatatatatatatatatatatataaatagaaattataatACACCACAATAAAAcgcaataataattaaaatttaacaatttttttttaactttaatatatgATGAATGatcttttgaattttaatatatgatagATGATGATAGATACTATTCAAATTaatgacattaaattattatattatagtaaatagacttttttttatataattatgttgATATAATTACACTTATATAAtaagttagaaaataaaaataattatatgaaaaatatctaaacaatattttacatgataaaaataaataacaaataaaaatattagaaagaaataaaagtaatcAAATGtgtatcttaaaaataatttgatatattactGAAAGAAAacgtaaaaagaaaaacaaatatataattaaggatataatAAGACGAAAAATATCTTAAGGATTTAAGAAaacttttcatatattaaattagtCGAATTGTtgataaataatgaaaattagtttaaaataaagatttcttcagatgaaataaaaattaaaaataagatagtaaataatataatttttttgtattaaatgaaGAGTTTGTGCTATTGATACTTCAACAAAGGGTTAAACATTCTTAtgtaaaaaagtaataaataaaaatattaaaaagaagtaaaaaattcaaaatatgagatatcaaaaatatttaatttaccTACATAATTTGAATATAACTACACAAAGATTTTGACGAGAGAGAAAGTAACTTGAATATCTGAATTGATTTCatagaaaagatagaaaagtgtgtagctaaaagaaaaaaaaggtttaacCAAACTTATTTACTTGTTTACAAGTATATTAAAAGTTGTTTATAGTCTTGTTGGTCTAACATCTAGAAATACCAGTAGTAATAGACATTTATTATTCTCTTACATAAAATCAGAGATGTTGTTCTTCTTAGCCAcattgaataaattttcttccatttgtcatttattttctttacttgGGAAAAAAAATGAGTAGAACATGTCGGGAAATATTCaccaacaattttttaaaataatagtaactTCTCCAAATGCAAGTAACACAGTAGGGacaacattaaaattattatggaaGATTTTCCCGTTTCATCCCATCATCCAACAAGCAGAAATAAAGAAATCAGGATGTGAAAAAATAGTTCATTTTGTGCTTCATTCACGAATGAAAAGACTTCTGCAACAATCGtatatttatatgtatgatgtatatatatatatacaacttcatagtttatattttatagacATTACATGTTACACTaacttacaaaataaaacaaataaacgaAATGCCATTTTGGCCCTCTATCAAAAAGGTCATTTTCATGTTAATATTTCCTTCACTTTCATCCTTTTTTCTTGTCTTGCAGAACCAGGCATCCGCAACCTATTATTCGTCGACAACTATTGTTCTTCGGAAGTAAAATCAGGCTCAGCAGGCTTCTGCAGCAGCATGGGTGATATTCTTTCGGGCAGCCTGGTCTTTCTTGTGCTATTTCTACGTAAAAGTCTGAGTGCATTAGCTGCAAACCTTGAAGCATATATTGTGGCACCTAGACTAGGTGAGCTACCACCTGCTTTGGCTAATGCATCTTGCAAACGATTCTCTTCTTCCCTCAGAGACTCTTCCAGCTTCTTTTTACTATAACGCCTCCACGCTGCTTGTATGAAACATGCAGCCCATGTACGCCATTGTTGTGAATAAAACCTGAAAGTGTGACGAAGCTGCTTACTATGAAGGCGCCGGAACTGTGAAGCAACAAACTTCAAGTCATCCGCTTTTAGAGCAAATGCTTCCACTTCTGAAAGAGTTTGGACAGTCCTAGTTGATATAGGAAGGTTGGATGAGGAGTGAGGATCTAAAGCCCATGTGAGAAGTTCCTCTCCACAAAAGTCACCAGCTTTGAGGTATTCAGAGTTAAAGAAGCCTGTTCTTCCACCATTAGTGGTTACAGTCAATAGCTTGCCGCGCATTATGAAGAGCATCTCATCAACAGGATCTCCTTCCCGGACAATGCAGCTTTCTTCTGTGTATAGCACTGGCTGGAGTTTGTCACACATTGCATCCAGAAGTTGCTCATCCATTTTCTCAAACATTGGCACCTTCAGTTCATGCAAGAGAAAGATTTAGTTGTTGCTAAAATATTACATGGAAAATCAACTACATCTTCATAGCTTCCAATAATAAATGATGTTGGTTTACTTTTCAAGGATTGTCTTAAAATCCATCCGATCGCCCCTCTTGATATatctaaatattttgaattaacaAGGGTTATGGATCCTTCTCCAGTACACCTAAATAGTTTAAGCACAACTACGTTCATCCTTTTCATCCTTCACCATAGAAAACTGCAGTGCTTCAAAATTACAAATGAAAACGTGCGCAAAACTCCTTTACAGAGTTTAGATGTACATACAACACATATTCAAACAAAATACCAGGAACAGAGGAGCAATTTGTATACAGATATATGGTAAAGCACCTGGATGTTATTCATTTAATCTACCTAGAAACAAAGTTCGAAAACTTCAGAATTTTATCAAATCAGTATTtctgttatatttatttgagaatACCATACCTTCCTATCTTTGGATATTCTATTACGTTTTCACTGACCAAAAGCAACAATATATATGTACTAAAATAGACCAAGTAAATTTTCattgtcaataaaaaaaatatcagtcACTGTAAAAGAACAATAGTAGCATGATATGAAAAGAAAACCAAGATATGGAGAGACTTACCCTCATCAGCAAAGCCAAGCAAAGATGACGCTTAATATCCCTTCTCAAATCCTTTGGAAGATCTCGGATCAAGTTGTCTTCATCAACACCTCTGGTTTCTTGCCATTTGTACTGCTCATGTCGTCTGATTCTTTCTCTCAGGCTGTCAGGGAGTAATCGATGAGACATCCACTGCTCAGCATCTCTCCTTTTTACTCTCATTTCCTCCAATCTGGTAGTCGTTGACTGCAAATATGTCTGTTccaaaaaatatacaattgagTCCAATGTAGAAGAAAATTTGGCCCAAGTGTGAAACTAGTTTCAAACCAGAACAGAGATGAAAAAACGAACAAGGAGCAGAACTTTAGGATACATCTAAAATAGGATGAGAAAAGTTTGTTGCATAATTCTGGAAGAGGGAGAGCATTACAAATAGTTACTTTTTGGATGCCTACCTCGAGAGTACTATAATAACTTAATCTTCACCCTATTTCAGGCAATAGTCGTAGGCATAAGGTAATTAACAACACTTGAGAAACTGAAAATTATTAATGCAATGTTTTTCCTTAAAAGCCGCTGAAAAATAAGATTAAGACTCTGTTCCCTTGGGAAGAATATTTTCTCACGACCATATGTTATAGGACTTGTTagatatattgtgttttatgttaattaaggAAACAGTCtctatgttaattatgttattataaatacattagCTTACGTGTATTTCCTACATATAATAGAGTAATCCTATatctattttttctatatttaacaTCAGAACCATGATTTAGAGTCTCTCTTGACGAGATTTGTGTTTGTTGAACATATCATTCCATCCGCTATCGGACTATTACTGGACCAcccattaatatataattttacgtATTAGATGTATATACCTAAATATGGGAGGAGCGGGAAGTAGGGGTGGCAAAACAGGTTGGGCCTAACGGGCCAACATGTGTTAAAAAGAATGGGTCGGGTTGAAGATTTCACCCCATCAGCCCATTTTGGCCCGGCCCGTCTAGCCCATCAATTTGATAGGTCTATGTGGGCCAGCCCGGCCTAGccccaatttttttaaattaaaaattaaaataaaaaataattaaaaagattaatttttatatattatattttttaaaggtGTAAATGTATAATAGTGTTGTAATTTAAATCCCTAACACTTACAAATTAAGTTctaattattagttataataggataatttaacatgtaaatgtaataattattttaaattatctaattaaaaatataaactaatcaattaaaagttatatgattaaatatgattttattattcatttatatgtatacaaaaaaaagaaaaatttaaattttttgaaaaagaattagaaaaaaaaagttagccTGTCTTGAGTTATCATTATTGGCTCCTTTCTGTGTGatgagccaacccgacccagTCTATTTTTGATGGGCTACTAATGGGCTAGGCCAAAACGGGTTGGATTGACCCATTTTGCCATTCCTAGTTAGAAGTCCCACACCAACTAGAGATAATGCAAGTTTATAGTATTtaagtgggtgcaaatctcactttacaagccggttttgtagaGTTAAATTAAGCTTAAAGActacttcttaacatgatatctaGAGCCTAAAGCTTTTAATAgtcaatatttgaattttcaattcATTGGGAGAGGATTTTCTTAGTTCTTGTCATACAATACTGGTTATTATCTGGGTAGCTATTAACTAATGAGGTCGCCTCCTTCTCCTCTTTCAGGATTTGTGCTTGTTGCCTTGATGGAAGAACCTTGGTCTTTTAGGGCTTTTCTCTCTCCATGGCTTCTTCTGCCTCTTTCACAtaccaattttttcttttcaataaatttctcAAATGGTATGAGAATTGTCAGAACTCTAGTTCCACTACTTCTATTGCACGCACAGGTATATCTTTTGTTGTCCTAAGTCAACCTTCTTCTCTTAGACCTTGGATTCTTGACTCAGGTACCACAAATCACTCGTTAcaaatctttgttttcttctttatttctacAGATAATTTACTTACGTTTACAATGGTTGATGAGTCTTGGGTCTTATTTCATGGTGTTTGTATTGTTAATCTATTTTCATCTTTAACCATTGATAATGTTCTTTATGTTCCTGGGTCCCCCTTTAACTTATTATCCCTTAGTCGTCTAACCTGTTCTCTTGattgtgttatttcttttaccaaaaattttacttgtttacAGGATTGGAGTTCATGACAGATAATTGGCAccggatgtgagtctcatggcctttatCATCTCTACCCTTCTACACATGTTAGCACAGTTATGGAGTCTTCATCTTTTCTccatgctcagttaggtcatcccaATCTTGTCAAATTGCAACAGCTTGTTCCTAGTTTGTCcaatttatctaatttgttgTGTGAGTCACGTTAATTAGGAAAACATaatcgtagttcctttcctcgcaGTGTCTCATAATGTGCTTCGTCACCTTTTGCATTAGTTCACTCTAAAATTTAGGGACCTAATTGTGTTAAGTCTAgtttaggttttcagtattttgttactttgattgatgattATTTCATATgcacttggttgtttttaatgaaaaattgttgtaagttattttctatatttcaatccttttataatgaaattaaaactcagTTTGGGATTTCTATGCAAACTTTGCGAAGTGATAATGATTGTGAATACCTTTcccattcttttaaatattttatcgtTTCTCATgacattcttcatcaaatttcatGTGCTTAAACACCTCAACAAATGTGGTGACTGAGTGCAAGAATAGACATCTTGTTGAAACAACTCGCACACTTTTAATTCATGGTGAGATTCCTCAACATATTTGGGGTGATGTTATTCttactgcatgttatcttattaatcgCATGCTCTCTTCggttttaaataacaaaatttctcattctattttatttcatcatgcACCTATACATCCCTTAGCTATTAAAGTTTTTGGATCTACatgttttattcataattttagttttgatcttgataagttatctcttAGATCAcataaatgtgtttttttaggATTTACTCAAGCACAAAAAGGATATAAGTGTTTTTCTCATTCTCTTAACCGCTATTTTATTTCCGCATATATCACCTTCAATGAGTGTTCTTTTTACTTTAAGggtcattcttcttcttcttcttatgtGTCTCCATTTATTACA
This Vigna angularis cultivar LongXiaoDou No.4 chromosome 4, ASM1680809v1, whole genome shotgun sequence DNA region includes the following protein-coding sequences:
- the LOC108332224 gene encoding spermine synthase, translating into MEAGAGKGLECPKTMDGKASNGSGIEKEIPSCCLKAKASAPESEAKCHSTVVSGWFSASQTFSGKSVKPEYFNNPMWPGEAHSIKVEKILYREKSDYQEVLVFESSTYGKVLVLDGIVQLTEKDECAYQEMIAHLPLCSIPSPKTVLVVGGGDGGVLREVSRHSSVEHIDICEIDQMVIDVSRKFFPDLAVGFEDSRVHLHVGDAVEFLKSAPEGRYDAIIVDSSDPVGPAQELVEKPFFDTIAKALRSGGVLCNMAESMWLHTHLIQDMISICRETFKGSVHYAWASVPTYPSGVIGFLLCATEGPPVDFVNPINPIEELEGANEHKRELRFYNSEMHSAAFALPGFLKREVSLLRDPSLQ